The genomic stretch ACGGCTAGTTCACTAATCTTTTTAGGTTGATTGAGATACTCATAAATATGAATAGCATAATCCGGTGTTAGCTTATAGGAGTGGCAATTTAATTTTGTTTCCAAAAGAGCAGTCATTCGCTCAACATTGTCTACTTTAAGTTCAATATATTTATTGCATTCCCTGGATAAGTCCTCTGCAGAGAGCTGCTTTATTAATTTGCCTTTATCAATAAAACCATAATAATTAACGAGATTTGATAGTTCACTTAGTATATGACTGGATATTAATATCGTAATGTTCTTTTCCTGATTGAGTTTAAAAAGAAGCTTACGGATTTCTACGATACCGAAAGGGTCAAGACCATTAATAGGCTCATCCAGCAAGAGTAATTCCGGTCTGTTCATAAGAGCCAGGGCAAGTCCCAGTCTCTGTTTCATACCTAAGGAATAGCTCTTATATTTTTTATTGGCAGCCTCTGTAAGACCGACTTCCTCTAAAGCTTCCGCAACACATTGTTTGCCGGGAATACCTCTTTGAATACGGTAATATTCCAGATTATCTTTCCCTGACATATAGGAATAGAAACTTGGGGTTTCAATAATCGCGCCGATTCTTTTCCTTCCCTTTCGTAAATTAGCTTCTGTATTTGCACCAAACAGTAGGATACCTCCTTCTGTTGCAAAAGACTGCCCTGTAATCATACGGAGTAAGGTTGTTTTACCGGCTCCATTCTTACCTACAAGACCATAAATCTGTCCTTGCTTAACTTCCAGATTAATACCACTCACCGCA from Anaerocolumna sp. AGMB13020 encodes the following:
- a CDS encoding ABC transporter ATP-binding protein, which encodes MQEVILATRELSKKYNNIAAVSGINLEVKQGQIYGLVGKNGAGKTTLLRMITGQSFATEGGILLFGANTEANLRKGRKRIGAIIETPSFYSYMSGKDNLEYYRIQRGIPGKQCVAEALEEVGLTEAANKKYKSYSLGMKQRLGLALALMNRPELLLLDEPINGLDPFGIVEIRKLLFKLNQEKNITILISSHILSELSNLVNYYGFIDKGKLIKQLSAEDLSRECNKYIELKVDNVERMTALLETKLNCHSYKLTPDYAIHIYEYLNQPKKISELAVTNGIGLQSMMVKEINLENYFIQLVGGESND